From a single Pseudopipra pipra isolate bDixPip1 chromosome 7, bDixPip1.hap1, whole genome shotgun sequence genomic region:
- the LOC135416944 gene encoding maestro heat-like repeat-containing protein family member 6, protein MAGRCLSLLRPFQMEKKKKKKKKKKKEGPETSPAEQPEEMEQLYPLQEDSGQDQTQEQDRARGRFRRADQAFLKFMGIQRRKTGTSPTEVMAQPDTRLTKLTSKPYVGTAPTDCTTKSDPALNDHTRNSDTTPIDQRMKSDTSLTDDMTDAYSPSIDRMAVSDIVLTDDPTNSDIALPDLTAEANTATTEGITDTDPTPSDRVIDSPNWDFFEENGDSSSKQVPSRPDCGMAEGSLSLCRLFRRKKEGPGAAPAQQPKEVEQSQPLQENPGRDRTEEQDPARGCWRFIGQMFRDFRGTAKADVSIRPNERKANTDTTPTQSLADAPDLDSSGERVVSAKVQAFMKNMHQRLTANMFPENRLFMDILRLTDTYPTDVALTLLRCAPSCDRAAAIMWRTIALSETTVVRVLPTLLCVMEDWPQHSVSASDENNKDIFALAATRVVWEILQMIQCPEALMEYSPRLLVDLLFQVFISTEQMPEEVDTFWRRCWEGHRLARNPNRFAVLTMKTLLCRLQFENIVMAMERKRGWDTLLNSDTHHYAMGLLAREMRRASSPLCSPVALCLLGLLTKEKPRWELPAMAFLVEVLVYLDVTDCGESILQLFSKHLRSKCKERRRLALRGLVVLSKDPVMADGMQSLTQNLLDVLGDADGELVGMALSVFINEIQGRDIRISTPTALQLAEVLQPLFGNDKIHVQLLSIHLFRKVMELGVDEGKQPLKTHVIQSLLPLFFYWHDENQHVAEASGEVLIRALRFLKRRDLEQLVKKKQPWRFSECLLEKDGSRVADHLRQALPYLESPQEPLREAAIKFIGMAGRYLRGQKEELQLVMNALQRMTHDSAAVKSLAIKTLKMLRTAERPPSSLHSSSLKISSRMCGIERILCGAAAGGQRRTDPGNPV, encoded by the exons ATGGCAGGAAGATGCCTGAGCCTGCTCAGGCCCTTTCAgatggagaagaagaagaagaagaagaagaagaagaagaaggaaggccCTGAGACttcccctgcagagcagcctgaGGAGATGGAGCAGTTGTAtcccctgcaggagg ATTCAGGCCAGGACCAGACACAGGAGCAGGACCGcgcccgtggccgcttccgcagaGCTGatcag GCCTTTCTGAAATTCATGGGCATTCAGCGTAGAAAGACCGGGACCTCACCAACTGAGGTCATGGCACAGCCTGACACCAGGCTGACCAAGCTGACGTCAAAGCCTTATGTCGGCACTGCACCAACTGATTGCACAACGAAGTCTGACCCCGCATTGAATGATCACACAAGAAACTCTGACACCACACCGATTGATCAAAGAATGAAGTCTGACACTTCTTTGACTGACGATATGACAGACGCTTACAGCCCATCGATTGATCGCATGGCAGTCTCTGACATCGTGTTGACCGATGATCCGACAAACTCTGACATTGCATTGCCTGATCTCACTGCGGAGGCCAACACTGCAACAACTGAAGGCATCACAGACACTGACCCCACGCCCAGTGACAGAGTGATTGATTCTCCcaattgggatttttttgaggAGAATGGTGACTCCAGTTCaaagcaa gtgccctCAAGGCCCGACTGTGGGATGGCAGAGGGAAGCCTAAGCCTGTGCAGGCTGttcaggaggaagaaggagggccctggggctgctccagcacagcagcctaAAGAGGTGGAgcagtcccagcccctgcaggaga atccagGCCGAGATAGGACAGAAGAGCAGGACCCTGCTCGTGGCTGCTGGCGCTTTATAGGCCAG ATGTTTAGGGACTTCAGAGGCACGGCGAAGGCTGATGTCAGCATCAGGCCAAATGAGCGCAAGGCAAACACTGACACCACACCCACTCAGAGCCTGGCTGATGCTCCTGATCTGGACTCTTCTGGGGAGAGAGTTGTCTCTGCAAAA GTGCAGGCCTTCATGAAGAACATGCATCAGAGACTCACAGCCAACATGTTCCCAGAGAACAGACTGTTCATGGACATACTGAGGCTGACTGATACATACCCCACTGATGTCGCATTGACCCTCCTGCGCTGTGCCCCATCGTGTGACAG agctgctgcaatcATGTGGAGGACCATAGCCTTGTCTGAAACAACAGTGGTAAGGGTGCTGCCAACGCTGCTCTGTGTGATGGAGGACTGGCCACAGCACAGCGTGTCTGCCTCCGATGAGAACAACAAGGACatctttgccctggct GCAACCAGAGTGGTTTGGGAAATTCTCCAGATGATCCAGTGCCCAGAGGCATTGATGGAATATTCTCCCCGTCTCCTTGTGGATCTGCTCTTCCAAGTCttcatcagcacagagcagatgcCAGAAGAGGTTGACACCTTCTGGAGGAGATGCTGGGAGGGACACCGCCTTGCCAGGaaccccaacag gtttgcagtgctgaCTATGAAGACCCTGCTCTGCCGTCTGCAGTTTGAAAATATTGTGATGGCAATGGAACGGAAGCGTGGCTGGGACACGCTTCTCAACTCTGACACCCACCACTATGCAATGGGTttgctggccag GGAGATGCGTCGTGCCTCGAGCCCCTTGTGTTCCCCAGTTGCCCTCtgcctgctggggctgctcaccAAGGAGAAGCCACGCTGGGAGCTTCCTGCCATGGCATTCCttgtggag GTCCTGGTCTACCTGGACGTGACTGACTGTGGTGAAAGCATCCTGCAGCTCTTTTCAAAGCACCTACGGAGCAAATGCAAAGAGAGACGTCGCCTGGCACTCAGAGGCCTCGTGGTGCTGAGCAAGGATCCTGTGATG gctgACGGCATGCAGAGCCTGACACAAAACCTCTTGGACGTACTGGGAGATGCAGACGGAGAGCTGGTCGGGATGGCCCTCTCTGTATTCATCAATGAAATCCAGGGCAGAGACATCCGAATCTCCAcccccactgccctgcagctggCTGAGGTGCTCCAGCCACTCTTTGGCAAT GACAAAATCCACGTGCAGCTGCTCTCCATTCACCTCTTCCGAAAGGTGATGGAGTTGGGAGTGGATGAGGGAAAACAACCTCTGAAGACACATGTGATCCAGAGCCTGCTCCCACTCTTCTTCTACTGGCATGATGAGAACCAGCatgtggcagag GCCTCTGGGGAAGTGCTGATTCGTGCACTCAGGTTCCTGAAGAGAAGGGATCTAGAGCAGCTGGTCAAGAAGAAGCAACCGTGGAGGTTCAGTGAGTGCCTG ctggaaaaggacgGGAGCCGAGTGGCCGACCATCTGCGCCAGGCCCTGCCATACCTGGAGAGCCCACAGGAGCCCCTGCGAGAGGCGGCCATCAAATTCATTG ggatggcCGGGAGGTACCTGAGGGGACAGAAGGAAGAGTTGCAGCTCGTCATGAATG CCCTTCAACGCATGACTCATGACAGCGCTGCTGTCAAAAGCTTGGCAATCAAAACCCTGAAAATGCTACgcactgcagagagacctcCTTCTTCTCTACATTCCAGCAGCTTGAAAATCAGCTCCAGAATGTGCGGAATAGAAAGGATCCTCTGTGGGGCAGCTGCCGGAGGTCAGCGGAGAACTGATCCTGGGAACCCTGTCTGA